A genomic stretch from Corvus cornix cornix isolate S_Up_H32 chromosome 9, ASM73873v5, whole genome shotgun sequence includes:
- the PFN2 gene encoding profilin-2 isoform X1 has translation MAGWQSYVDNLMCDGCCQEAAIVGYCDAKYVWAATAGGIFQSITPGEIDMIVGKDREGFFTNGLTLGAKKCSVIRDSLYVDGDCTMDIRTKSQGGEPTYNVAVGRAGRVLVFVMGKEGVHGGGLNKKAYSMAKYLRDSGF, from the exons ATGGCCGGCTGGCAGAGCTACGTGGACAACCTGATGTGCgatggctgctgccaggaggcCGCCATTGTGGGCTACTGCGACGCCAAGTACGTCTGGGCAGCCACGGCCGGCGGCATCTTCCAGAGCATCACG CCAGGAGAAATAGATATGATTGTAGGAAAAGACCGAGAGGGTTTCTTCACCAATGGTCTGACCCTTGGTGCAAAGAAGTGTTCTGTGATCAGAGATAGCCTGTATGTCGATGGTGACTGCACAATGGACATCAGGACAAAGAGTCAAGGTGGTGAGCCGACATATAATGTTGCTGTAGGCAGAGCTGGACGAG tcttGGTCTTTGTAATGGGCAAAGAAGGGGTCCATGGAGGCGGATTGAATAAGAAGGCATACTCAATGGCAAAATACTTGAGAGACTCTGGGTTCTAG
- the PFN2 gene encoding profilin-2 isoform X2 — translation MAGWQSYVDNLMCDGCCQEAAIVGYCDAKYVWAATAGGIFQSITPGEIDMIVGKDREGFFTNGLTLGAKKCSVIRDSLYVDGDCTMDIRTKSQGGEPTYNVAVGRAGRALVIVMGKEGVHGGTLNKKAYELALYLRRSDV, via the exons ATGGCCGGCTGGCAGAGCTACGTGGACAACCTGATGTGCgatggctgctgccaggaggcCGCCATTGTGGGCTACTGCGACGCCAAGTACGTCTGGGCAGCCACGGCCGGCGGCATCTTCCAGAGCATCACG CCAGGAGAAATAGATATGATTGTAGGAAAAGACCGAGAGGGTTTCTTCACCAATGGTCTGACCCTTGGTGCAAAGAAGTGTTCTGTGATCAGAGATAGCCTGTATGTCGATGGTGACTGCACAATGGACATCAGGACAAAGAGTCAAGGTGGTGAGCCGACATATAATGTTGCTGTAGGCAGAGCTGGACGAG CATTGGTTATAGTCATGGGAAAGGAAGGTGTCCATGGAGGGACACTCAACAAGAAAGCATATGAACTGGCTTTATACCTGAGGAGGTCTGATGTCTGA